A single genomic interval of Lewinellaceae bacterium harbors:
- a CDS encoding APC family permease, with protein sequence MSTTKKLNEIAATAICGNDISSSCLYVSALAIIYAQQYAWLALLIVAGVLYLFRRIYGEVVGALPLNGGAYNALLNTTRKSTASLAATLTLLSYMATAVISASEAMHYVHSIWHGFPVIIATIVLLALFMGLTILGIGESSKVAIGIFVFHLFSLTLLVLVSGYYLLTNGFDVLSANYQLPVKGGIKEALFFGFAAAMLGISGFESSANFVEEQAEGVFPKTLRNMWIVVSIFNPLMAFLALSIIPVAEVNANQEALLSFMGSKIGGNWLSTLVSVDAALVLSGAVLTAYVGVSGLLERMTLDRILPNFLLSKNRRGAAYRIIILFFLLCVSILTITRGELGALAGVYTISFLLVMALFGFGNILLKIKRRKLPRPERASPISIIIAVAAVGAAIVGNAIMNPQYLGVFLEYFIPALILVTIMLNRTKILWGVLEVIKYLFAPIQKFVRRTNQGILNLIDEINSQEFVFFAKGDDVSVLNKVMQYITRNEHTRKLKIVTIVENGETAPDRLKTDIEVLDREYPEVKIEYIEIPGTFGPEIIKDLSKKWRIPINFMFIGSPTDRFPYRIEQLGGVRLII encoded by the coding sequence GTGAGTACTACTAAGAAATTGAATGAAATAGCTGCAACGGCTATTTGCGGGAATGATATCAGTTCTTCTTGTCTTTATGTTTCAGCGTTAGCAATCATTTATGCACAACAATATGCATGGCTTGCATTACTCATTGTAGCCGGCGTTTTGTATTTGTTTCGCAGGATCTATGGTGAGGTCGTTGGGGCGCTCCCCCTGAATGGTGGTGCATACAATGCACTTCTGAACACGACCCGGAAATCCACTGCCTCCCTGGCTGCTACGCTGACCCTGTTGTCTTATATGGCAACGGCGGTCATTTCAGCCAGTGAAGCCATGCATTATGTACACAGCATCTGGCATGGATTTCCGGTGATCATAGCCACCATCGTTTTGCTGGCTTTATTTATGGGTCTGACCATCCTGGGGATCGGAGAGTCCTCCAAAGTGGCCATCGGCATTTTTGTGTTCCATTTATTCTCCCTGACACTCCTGGTTCTGGTGAGTGGATATTACTTGCTAACCAATGGATTTGATGTCCTTTCTGCAAACTACCAATTGCCTGTCAAGGGCGGAATTAAAGAGGCGTTATTCTTTGGTTTCGCCGCCGCCATGTTAGGGATCTCTGGTTTTGAAAGTTCTGCGAATTTTGTGGAAGAACAGGCAGAAGGGGTCTTTCCAAAGACGCTACGCAATATGTGGATAGTCGTCAGCATCTTTAATCCGCTGATGGCCTTCCTGGCTTTATCGATCATCCCGGTCGCTGAGGTAAATGCTAACCAGGAAGCTTTATTGTCCTTTATGGGGAGTAAAATTGGAGGTAACTGGCTGTCGACTCTGGTATCCGTGGATGCAGCGCTGGTGCTTAGCGGTGCAGTCCTTACTGCTTATGTAGGGGTAAGCGGACTGCTCGAAAGGATGACGCTGGACCGTATCCTGCCCAATTTTCTGTTAAGCAAGAACCGCCGTGGTGCGGCTTACCGCATTATCATCCTGTTTTTTCTGCTGTGTGTTTCGATTCTCACGATCACCCGTGGAGAATTGGGAGCTTTAGCCGGTGTTTACACAATTTCTTTCCTGCTGGTCATGGCTCTCTTCGGTTTTGGTAATATACTGCTGAAGATAAAACGGCGCAAACTGCCGCGTCCGGAGCGCGCTTCCCCGATTTCCATCATCATCGCGGTTGCCGCAGTGGGAGCGGCCATTGTGGGTAATGCAATCATGAATCCACAGTACCTCGGTGTCTTCCTGGAGTATTTCATTCCGGCGCTGATCCTGGTGACAATCATGCTAAACCGAACCAAAATACTCTGGGGCGTCCTGGAAGTGATCAAATACCTGTTTGCCCCCATTCAAAAATTCGTCCGCAGGACCAATCAGGGCATCCTGAACCTGATCGATGAAATCAACTCTCAGGAGTTTGTATTCTTCGCAAAAGGTGATGACGTATCGGTTCTGAACAAAGTGATGCAATACATTACCCGCAATGAACATACCCGCAAACTGAAGATCGTCACCATCGTTGAAAATGGTGAAACGGCTCCTGACAGACTTAAGACCGATATTGAAGTCCTGGACCGCGAATACCCCGAAGTGAAGATCGAATACATCGAGATCCCTGGCACGTTCGGGCCGGAAATCATCAAGGACCTTTCTAAAAAATGGAGGATACCCATCAATTTTATGTTCATCGGTTCTCCTACCGACCGGTTCCCGTATCGCATCGAACAACTGGGCGGGGTGCGGTTGATCATATAG
- a CDS encoding sugar phosphate isomerase/epimerase, with the protein MQLGFVSAILPDLSLKEILEFAAFSGYDCVEVMCWPQGQDNRRYAGVTHIDVAGLTNAEVSSIKNLQASTGVLISGLGYYPNPLAPDPVEAKVYTDHLYKVMDAAAELDIRNVNTFIGRNPSLSVEENWPRFLEVWQPLIQYAEERKIYIGIENCPMSFGRDEWPGGKNLATSPAIWKQMWMDIPSPYFGLNYDPSHLVLQFMDYTLPIRNYPDKLFHVHAKDMRIDQDKLDRHGAFSYPHFWHTPKIPGLGSIDWGRFFSYLTDSGYQGAVCVEVEDRAFEKSPELRKLSLELSARYLRQFI; encoded by the coding sequence ATGCAATTAGGGTTTGTTTCAGCCATATTACCGGATCTCAGTCTTAAGGAAATACTGGAATTTGCTGCTTTCAGTGGCTACGATTGTGTGGAAGTCATGTGCTGGCCACAGGGTCAGGACAACCGGCGATATGCCGGCGTTACGCACATCGATGTAGCCGGACTTACCAATGCAGAAGTCAGCAGTATTAAAAATCTGCAGGCATCGACAGGGGTCTTGATCAGTGGTTTGGGTTATTATCCAAACCCCCTCGCCCCGGATCCGGTAGAAGCAAAGGTCTATACTGATCATCTGTACAAGGTTATGGACGCTGCTGCTGAACTGGATATCCGGAACGTAAACACTTTCATTGGCAGGAATCCATCGCTTTCGGTAGAAGAAAACTGGCCCCGGTTCCTGGAAGTCTGGCAGCCGCTGATACAATATGCAGAAGAACGCAAGATTTACATTGGCATAGAAAATTGCCCCATGTCTTTTGGCCGGGATGAATGGCCTGGTGGAAAGAACCTGGCTACCAGCCCTGCGATCTGGAAACAGATGTGGATGGACATTCCCAGCCCCTATTTTGGTCTGAACTACGATCCGTCCCATCTGGTGTTGCAATTCATGGACTATACCTTGCCCATTCGAAATTATCCGGACAAATTATTCCATGTACATGCCAAAGATATGCGTATCGATCAGGACAAACTGGACCGGCACGGTGCATTCAGCTACCCTCATTTCTGGCATACGCCTAAAATACCGGGATTGGGAAGCATTGACTGGGGAAGATTCTTTTCCTATTTGACGGATTCCGGATATCAGGGAGCCGTTTGTGTTGAGGTGGAAGACCGCGCTTTTGAAAAAAGCCCGGAACTGCGAAAATTGTCACTTGAATTGAGTGCGCGTTATTTAAGGCAATTCATATAA
- a CDS encoding metallophosphoesterase family protein — translation MNRLSGIFIGLLCFAGAIAQEYDPFPPSGVPDRIMLNLTSSPATSMAVNWRAAVYVKEGYVEIAPSDPTPNFPINSWSIQAERTTLLTNQNAANFFSATMDGLQPATTYAYRVGDSLNWSEWNQFTTASTEAKPFSFIYFGDAQNDVKSLWSRAIRGAFQQMPKAQFMLHAGDLINRANNDDEWGEWFYAGGWMYAVIPSIATPGNHEYLRTKEGNYVVSDHWRPQFNLPLNGPEGFEETTYYIDYENTRIISFDAPAFYRSREDSTALVHWLREVLESNTQQWTVLTLHYPLYSTKYGRDNAELRSALQPMIEANHVDLVLQGHDHTYGRGTNIPIGMEHILDGPIYVVSVSGPKMYDLGFDGWIQRAGSNIQLYQTISIDGNHLTYQAYTADNRLYDGFELFKEDGHNLFFDQAPADRPEILAPPPHFERIWNRESKKDYETRFKAYIKRQGLDVKKSGGKNR, via the coding sequence ATGAATCGTCTGTCAGGGATTTTCATTGGTTTACTTTGCTTTGCCGGAGCAATTGCTCAGGAGTATGATCCATTTCCACCTTCGGGCGTACCGGACCGGATCATGTTAAACCTGACCAGTTCGCCTGCCACCAGTATGGCTGTTAACTGGCGGGCTGCCGTCTATGTTAAAGAAGGTTATGTAGAAATTGCTCCTTCTGATCCGACACCTAACTTCCCTATCAATTCCTGGTCCATCCAGGCTGAACGAACTACGTTACTCACCAATCAGAATGCTGCCAATTTTTTCTCTGCTACCATGGATGGACTGCAACCGGCGACGACCTATGCTTATCGTGTGGGGGACAGCCTGAACTGGAGTGAATGGAATCAATTCACCACGGCCTCCACCGAGGCAAAACCCTTTTCATTCATTTACTTTGGGGATGCACAGAATGATGTTAAATCACTCTGGTCCCGCGCAATACGGGGAGCATTTCAACAAATGCCCAAAGCCCAGTTTATGTTGCATGCCGGAGACCTGATCAACCGCGCCAATAATGATGATGAATGGGGTGAGTGGTTCTATGCCGGAGGCTGGATGTATGCCGTTATTCCCAGTATCGCCACTCCCGGCAATCACGAATACCTCCGTACCAAGGAAGGAAATTATGTTGTAAGCGATCATTGGCGGCCGCAATTTAATCTGCCCCTTAATGGCCCGGAGGGTTTTGAAGAAACCACCTATTACATTGATTACGAAAATACCCGGATCATTTCTTTTGATGCGCCGGCATTTTACCGGTCGAGGGAAGACAGCACAGCACTGGTCCACTGGTTGCGGGAAGTCCTGGAAAGCAATACGCAACAATGGACCGTCCTTACACTGCATTATCCACTTTATTCCACAAAATATGGCCGGGACAATGCCGAATTGCGTAGCGCATTACAACCCATGATCGAGGCCAATCATGTCGACCTGGTCCTGCAGGGCCATGATCATACCTATGGACGGGGTACCAATATTCCGATTGGAATGGAACACATTCTGGATGGTCCCATTTATGTGGTAAGTGTAAGTGGACCTAAAATGTATGACCTGGGCTTTGACGGATGGATTCAGCGTGCCGGATCAAACATTCAACTTTATCAGACCATTTCCATTGATGGGAATCACCTCACCTATCAGGCCTATACTGCTGACAACAGGTTGTATGATGGCTTTGAATTGTTTAAGGAAGACGGCCACAATCTCTTCTTTGACCAGGCGCCTGCAGACCGCCCGGAAATACTTGCCCCTCCACCCCACTTCGAACGCATCTGGAATCGTGAATCGAAAAAAGATTATGAAACCCGCTTCAAAGCCTATATTAAGCGCCAGGGCCTAGACGTTAAGAAATCCGGTGGTAAAAATCGATAG
- a CDS encoding helix-turn-helix domain-containing protein, giving the protein MKRISILVPEHAVMEAIADPRYLFNMANHFLVSQGKPALFEIQLVGLRSEVRLDEVYTIHVDRVLTEADPSDLIIIPALFGDMQRAVNLNRAFIPWILNQVEQGTEIASLCVGAFLLASTGLLDGRKCSTHWAYYQEFRDTYPDVDVQDGTIITDEQGIYSSGGANSYWNLLLYLLEKYTSREVAILAAKYFAIDIDRDNQSAFAIFTGQKDHNDPEILQIQEYLELNFTEKLTVNDLARKVALSRRSFERRFKLATGNTVLEYLQRIKIEAAKRDFETSRKNISEVMYDVGYSDTKAFRSLFKRITGLTPIEYRNKYQKTG; this is encoded by the coding sequence ATGAAAAGAATTTCTATTCTGGTTCCCGAACATGCAGTCATGGAGGCAATAGCAGATCCTCGCTACCTGTTCAATATGGCCAACCATTTTCTTGTCTCCCAGGGTAAACCGGCACTTTTTGAGATTCAACTGGTTGGGTTGAGGTCTGAGGTGCGGTTGGATGAAGTTTATACCATTCATGTGGATCGGGTATTGACAGAGGCGGACCCTTCCGATCTGATTATCATTCCGGCATTATTTGGTGACATGCAGCGGGCTGTCAACCTCAATCGTGCATTTATCCCCTGGATTCTCAATCAGGTCGAGCAGGGAACAGAGATCGCTTCTTTATGTGTCGGAGCATTCCTGCTGGCATCGACAGGATTATTGGATGGGAGGAAATGTTCTACCCACTGGGCTTATTACCAGGAATTCAGGGATACGTATCCCGATGTTGATGTACAGGACGGGACGATCATTACCGATGAGCAGGGGATTTATTCCAGTGGTGGTGCAAATTCCTATTGGAACCTGTTGCTGTATTTACTGGAGAAATATACCAGTCGTGAAGTCGCCATATTAGCTGCCAAATATTTCGCCATAGACATTGACCGCGATAATCAAAGTGCTTTTGCCATTTTTACGGGTCAGAAAGACCACAACGATCCGGAGATTCTCCAAATTCAGGAATACCTCGAGTTGAACTTCACCGAAAAGCTGACTGTCAATGACCTGGCCCGGAAGGTCGCACTGAGCAGACGCAGTTTTGAACGGAGATTTAAACTGGCAACCGGCAATACCGTCCTGGAATATCTGCAACGTATAAAGATTGAAGCGGCTAAGCGTGATTTTGAAACGTCCCGGAAAAACATTTCCGAAGTCATGTATGATGTTGGCTATTCTGATACAAAGGCTTTCCGTTCGTTATTCAAACGAATCACCGGATTAACGCCCATCGAATACCGCAACAAATACCAGAAGACAGGTTGA